Below is a window of Sporosarcina ureae DNA.
AGGAAGTTCAATTTCGTAACATCTACACCAAATGTTTTCGCTGCTTGTACAAATGACAAGTGGTCATTGTTACCGAGACCCGGTGCAATACCGATCTTGACTGAAGCTGGGTCTTTCTTCAATTGCTCCATCAACTCTGTGGCTGTTTCGTATGGAGAGTCATTTTTGACTGCTACAGAAATCCACTCTGTCGTTAATGTTGCAAGCGGTGTGAAGTTTTCATACGTTAGATCACTTTGTCCAAGTAAGTTATTCGTCACCAATAGACTAGAATCGATTGCTAACGTGTGTGCATCTTTCTTAGACAGATACTGCCAACCTACTTCGCCATTCCCCCCTGGTTTGTTGATGACTGTCATGCTCTGATCCACAATGTCTTCCTCTTTTAAAATCTTTTGAATCGCACGTGCTGTTGCATCCCATCCGCCACCTGGTGTTGCAGGTGCAATGAACTCAAGATTCTTTTTTGGGAAATCAGCCTCGTCTTTCCCCCCCGCATTATCTGATGAACAAGCCCCGAGAATTAATGCAAACGAAAGTGTTGCTGCACCTAATATTCTTTTCATACTATTTCTCCCCTTTTTCTGATTTACTATCTACAAGTAGTGTACTTGGAAACTCTCCATATGTAACCGTTTACAATTTTAACAATTCAAAAGACTTTAACTTCATTTTGTTCATAAAGTTCATAGAAAAAAGCACCCCGCTAAGGAATGCTCTTGAATGGATATGGAGAATATAGATCTGCAAAACTATAGGGATCCGTATGGACTCTGAACGTTTACAATCCAAAGTATTTCCGTTCAGGCCTTCCGACAATACCATATTCAAGCTCTGCACGCATTTTGCCTTCTGCAATTAGATACTCTAAGTATCTCCTAGCGGTAGTACGGGATGCTCCAAGTCTTTCTCCCATCTCCTCTGCAGTTGTGCCTTCCGTCAATGAACCCGCGATCTCTATCACTTTTTGCAATGTTAACGGATGAATTCCCTTTGGAAGGTCCGTATTTGTAGCCATTTCTTTAGTTACTGCACCTTGGACAAAAAGTTTATCTATTTCATTTTGGTTCACATGTTGGCTTTCCTGAAGAAATGCACGTCTTTGTTGATAACGTTCGATGACTTCCTTTAACTTGCTTAACTCAACAGGCTTAACCAAATAATGAAACGCTCCTGCCGCTACACTGCTCGCCACCAATTCCCGTTCAGTAGCGGCCGTAATAATGATAAAATCAAGCGCAGGATATTGTACTTTCAACTCGCGCACTAGATCGATTCCCAACTGGTCAGGCATATAGATATCTACTAATAATAAATCTACATACTGAGTTTCAAGCATCTGCCATGTATCTCTTGCACGTAATGCTTGTCCAACGACTGTTACACCCTCTATACTTTCTAGAAACTGTTGATGTATAGAAGCAATGCGAAAATCATCTTCTACAATTCCTACATGAATCATCTTATTTCACGCTCCTCGTTGTCTGGATATTTTGGAATATATACAGAAAATATAGTACCTTCTTCGGTGCTTGTTACTTGAATCGTCCCTCCAAGTACACGAATAGCTCCATCTACATTCGCTAAACCAATACCTCTTCCTGTTGAAGACTTCGTGGAGTAACCTTTTTTAAATAGCTCATCTTGTAATTCAGGTGGAATACCTTTGCCATTATCGGATACTTCAAAAATTACATCTTCTCCAAAATCAAGTGCAAAGAATGACACTTGGCCGTCTTGGTAATTCGCCACTTCTTCAAGTGCATTATCAATCAAATTCCCAAGAATCACAGTCAATGCCCCTGTACCAAACCATTCAGGCAATTGTTCTAGACTACTGTTTTCATCAATTTCAAAATCTACTTTCATTTCAGATGCTTTGCCGACCTTACCAAATAGAATGGCTTGTACATGTGCGTCTTTTATGTTTTCAAATATGAATTGATTTGTATCATCACTGATACTGATTTCTGTTTGAATCGTGCGTATCGCTTCTTCATACTTTCCAAGTTGGAGCAAACCAGAAATCAAATATAATTTATTCGTATATTCATGCGTCTGCGCCCTTAAGTCATCCGAATACTTTCGTACTTCATATAAAGTATTCACAACTTCCATCATTTCTGTCGTGTCGCGGAAAGTGATCAATGCACCTTTTTGTTCACCTTCAAATTGAAGCGGCATGGAGCTCACAACTAATCGTTTTTTTTCATAAACCACTTCAAATGATCTGGATACTGATTTATCGAGTTTAGTGAGCACCGGCAAGTTAGGGAATATTGATTCTATGGAATCTCCTTTTCGACGATTAGATATGCCTAGTATTGAACGAGCCGCTGTATTAATTAATGTAATCTGACCTAGCCGATCAACTGCAATAATCCCTTCATCTATGGACGCTAATATCGCTTTACGTTCCATATAGAAACTAGCTATCTGCTCAGGCTCTAAGCCGAATGTATCTTTCCTAATGGATTTCGCTAATAGGTAGCTGATTAAAATCCCCAAGACTAATATGATTGAAGATATTAACAAAAGTTTTTCGACTCGATGTTGAACGATTTTCTGCAGATCTGAAATAAGGTAGCCCACTGTTACGACTCCGATAATTTGGTTTTCCTCTTTATTATAAATAGGCGCCTTACTACTGACAGACGGACCAATAATTTCATTCGACAACATGGAGTAATTCGCTCCAAAAACGACTGCTTTAAAGCCGTCCTCAAAAGGAATGACATCTCCTATTTGCAATTCATCAGGCGATGCTAAAATGCGACCTGATTTGTCTTGAATCACAATAAATGTCGCATCTACTTGATGAGAGTAATGCTCAATCACCGCTTCCAAATCACCTACTTTTTCTACATCTGTCCGTTCTTCCAAACCATCTTTGACAGTATCCATATAAGAAAGCATCTTAGCCGTTTGTAAACCGACAGTATGACTGCGATCAAATAAATTTATATAATCCGTAACTACAAAAACCGTCAGCATCAGTAGCATCAAAAATAAAATAAGTGAGGTTACCATGAGTAATATTTTCTTTTGTAGTTTTGACTTCAGCATAAGACTTCACTTCCAGCTTAACATTTTTTCTGTAGCGTCTGTAAAACTTAAATACTTATAGGATGTTTCTTTGAGTGTTCTCACTCAAGTAAAGATTCTACTATCTACTCATGCGAATTTCATTTCTGTTTTTTCAAACACCGCTAAAATCGCACGTTGCAAATCCGTCTTCGTACTAGTTCCCTGTTTATAGTTCACCATGAATAAACGATTGAACAATATATTTACTAATAAACCTACCAAGATGATTGTAGCAGTTAAAGCAATCTTGTTTAAGTAAGTAAAGATTAAAACCCCTTAGCTACAACGTATATACTGTATACCAGACAACAGATCTAAATAATGCCTTGAAAATCAAAAAGCATAAACCCTATCGATGGGTTTATGCTTCTCTACACATTAGTTATTTTTCAAACCGCACAAAAACAGACTTGTAAAATCCTGAGCGAGTTCTTCAGGACTGTGAACACCAGTCCAAAGTTTTGTTATAGACAGATGTTCAATAGCACCAACCATAGTCGTTGCGACTAAGTTCAGGTTTATATCCGTAGTGAAATATCCGTTTTCCACTTCTTCTATAAGATTCTCTTCTATCTTTAACGCCATTTGAACTTTGATATCCTTCGCTTCTTCCGAGACAACAAAACCGATTCTTGCTACATTTTCATTTTGCTTGAAAAATTCAAACAGCCTACTTAACCCATAAGCAATTCTTGACAACAAACCTTCTTTAGCCACATCAGTGGGAAGTTTACTCTGAGCTACATGATTATATAGTTTTTCTTTAAAGACCTGGATTAATTCTTGGAATACAGCATCTTTACTTTTAAAATACAAGTAGAACGTGGGCTGTGTGACGTTTGCTTCCTTCACAATTTCACTGATCTTCGTCTTATGAAAACCATGAAGGGCAAATTGCTGTGCAGCAATTTCTAAAAGCAGTTTCCGACTTTTTTCGCCATCAGCGCCTACTTGTCTACCTCTTTTATTCAGTTGACACACTTCCTATCTTAATATAAAGATTTATTCATAGATAAATCTAATTATACAGTGAAGTGACAGAAAAGCCAAATTATATTTAGATTGTTGAAATAATTTCATCAAATTTTAAGAATAATCTCTGTTCCCTTTCAGCTAAATATTAGCTACTTTATCTCTTTCTTCGCTAACTTTCGTTTCTTTCCCTCTTGCATTTATTACTAGTTAGCTAAGTCGGTAACTAGTTAAATTGACAAACTGCGAAATATATCGAATAATACTTAGTAAGCGCTTTCATTTCGTCTTAATCAATTGAATATACTATGTAAAGGAGGGGTTTTTATGAAGTTGGCTAGAAATATTGTTATTGCACTTATTGCAGGGGTCATCGCAGGGTTGTTATTGAACATTTTTTCACCTGACATTTTTTCAAAGGTTGATGCATTTTTATTTAAACCGCTTGGTACAATCTTCTTAAATCTTATGAAGATGCTAGTTGTACCTGTCGTTTTCATTTCCATCGCACTTGGAACGGTTGGTATTGGTGATCCGAAAAAATTAGGAAGGATCGGCGGAAAGACCATTGGATATTTCTTAATTACAACGGCTATTGCCATTGTCATCGCAATTTCTCTTGGATTATTAGTAAAGCCTGGTGAAGGAGGTAACTTCGAGACAGCCAACGCCGTGTATGAAGCTCAAGAAGCTCCACCAGTCGCTGAAACTTTACTAGGAATTATCCCGACAAACCCTATTAGTGCTATGGCAGAAGGCAATATGCTTCAGATTATCTTCTTTGCAGCATTGGTAGGTTTTGGTATGGCCATGCTAGGTAATAAAGTGGAAAGAGTGAAAGAGTTATTTGAACAAGTCAATGAACTTATCATGTATCTGATTACGTTTGTTATGAAGTTCGCCCCATATGGAGCATTCGGTTTAATTGCATCTGCTGTAGGGAGTCAAGGTATTGATGCGCTAAAGGTAATGGGGATGTACATGGGAGTCGTTCTGGGAGCGCTCCTAATCCACACCATTGTTGTCTATGGCGGATCTGTCGCATTAATCGGTAAGCGTAATCCTATATGGTTCTTCAAGAACTTTTTCCCGGCGCAGGTTGTAGCGTTTAGTACCGCGATTATGCAAGGTGCAGCTGTTATTTTCATTGCGCAGGCTTATGATATCCAGTTATCTTTAGGTCAGTTGCTGACGGTTGTGTTGACTGCTGTGCTTGCCAGCATTGGAACAGCCGCTGTACCTGGTGCTGGTTTGATTATGCTGGCAATGGTTCTGACATCAGTCGGTTTACCAGTTGAAGGAATTGCGCTCGTTCTAGGTGTAGATCGTCTACTTGATATGGTGCGAACAGCTGTTAATATTACGGGTGACGCTGCTTGTGCAGTTGTCGTTGCGAAAACAGAAGGTGTTTTAGGCGAACCGGAAATCGAAGACGTTCACAGAGCTACAGAAACAGCATAATTTTTACAACTTCCTGTACGGAGACCTTCGTGTTTAACAAGCACGATAGATTTCCATGCAGGTTTTTTTATGTTGGCGACTTGATGCCTGCCCCACATAACGGTATAACAATCACTTCGTCTTTAGTAGTCGCGTACTTTATGTACCCCGCATAATTAATTGCTGAAGTTATTTCTACGTAGAATCCTTTGGCAGCAAGCATTTTGCGAGCTACCAGAATCTCATCTTCGGCAATTGTGATAAACGTACCTTTTGTATCACGTACTGCTTCTAGTATTTGTTTTGATCTGGCTGGTGCTGCAATGGCAATGCCTTCTGCAAAAGTTCCTTCATTCACGACCGATTTTGCTATTAGCTCTTGTTTCTCAAATGCCTTTGCGAGCGGTGCACATTTCTCGGCTTGGATAGCAATGATCTTCGGCATATGATTAATTAACTTCGCTTCCAATAATGCTTTAAAACCGTAGTAAGCCCCTAATAATAGTGTTCCATTTCCTACTGGAATAAGTACAGCGTCCGGTGCCTTACCTAATTGTTCATACACTTCAAAAGCATATGTTTTAGTACCTTCAAAAAAGTATGGATTGTAGACATGGCTCGCATAAAACACTTGCTCTTCTGCGACCGCTAACTGGGCTGCAGCCGCTACTTCTTCTCTAGTTCCTTTTATTGCTTTTATATTCGCGCCA
It encodes the following:
- a CDS encoding tripartite tricarboxylate transporter substrate binding protein; amino-acid sequence: MKRILGAATLSFALILGACSSDNAGGKDEADFPKKNLEFIAPATPGGGWDATARAIQKILKEEDIVDQSMTVINKPGGNGEVGWQYLSKKDAHTLAIDSSLLVTNNLLGQSDLTYENFTPLATLTTEWISVAVKNDSPYETATELMEQLKKDPASVKIGIAPGLGNNDHLSFVQAAKTFGVDVTKLNFLVYESGGDVMTSLLGGHVDAATMAVSESSEQHLAGKFKIVAITADERLEELPDVPTWTEEGVDVVFPHWRGILGPPDMTEEEIAFWNEAFGKMVGTDSWKQLLENNGWEDFYQDSDATTEFLKEQTDMYTDLIEESGLQK
- a CDS encoding response regulator; amino-acid sequence: MIHVGIVEDDFRIASIHQQFLESIEGVTVVGQALRARDTWQMLETQYVDLLLVDIYMPDQLGIDLVRELKVQYPALDFIIITAATERELVASSVAAGAFHYLVKPVELSKLKEVIERYQQRRAFLQESQHVNQNEIDKLFVQGAVTKEMATNTDLPKGIHPLTLQKVIEIAGSLTEGTTAEEMGERLGASRTTARRYLEYLIAEGKMRAELEYGIVGRPERKYFGL
- a CDS encoding sensor histidine kinase, which gives rise to MLKSKLQKKILLMVTSLILFLMLLMLTVFVVTDYINLFDRSHTVGLQTAKMLSYMDTVKDGLEERTDVEKVGDLEAVIEHYSHQVDATFIVIQDKSGRILASPDELQIGDVIPFEDGFKAVVFGANYSMLSNEIIGPSVSSKAPIYNKEENQIIGVVTVGYLISDLQKIVQHRVEKLLLISSIILVLGILISYLLAKSIRKDTFGLEPEQIASFYMERKAILASIDEGIIAVDRLGQITLINTAARSILGISNRRKGDSIESIFPNLPVLTKLDKSVSRSFEVVYEKKRLVVSSMPLQFEGEQKGALITFRDTTEMMEVVNTLYEVRKYSDDLRAQTHEYTNKLYLISGLLQLGKYEEAIRTIQTEISISDDTNQFIFENIKDAHVQAILFGKVGKASEMKVDFEIDENSSLEQLPEWFGTGALTVILGNLIDNALEEVANYQDGQVSFFALDFGEDVIFEVSDNGKGIPPELQDELFKKGYSTKSSTGRGIGLANVDGAIRVLGGTIQVTSTEEGTIFSVYIPKYPDNEEREIR
- a CDS encoding TetR/AcrR family transcriptional regulator translates to MCQLNKRGRQVGADGEKSRKLLLEIAAQQFALHGFHKTKISEIVKEANVTQPTFYLYFKSKDAVFQELIQVFKEKLYNHVAQSKLPTDVAKEGLLSRIAYGLSRLFEFFKQNENVARIGFVVSEEAKDIKVQMALKIEENLIEEVENGYFTTDINLNLVATTMVGAIEHLSITKLWTGVHSPEELAQDFTSLFLCGLKNN
- a CDS encoding dicarboxylate/amino acid:cation symporter; this translates as MKLARNIVIALIAGVIAGLLLNIFSPDIFSKVDAFLFKPLGTIFLNLMKMLVVPVVFISIALGTVGIGDPKKLGRIGGKTIGYFLITTAIAIVIAISLGLLVKPGEGGNFETANAVYEAQEAPPVAETLLGIIPTNPISAMAEGNMLQIIFFAALVGFGMAMLGNKVERVKELFEQVNELIMYLITFVMKFAPYGAFGLIASAVGSQGIDALKVMGMYMGVVLGALLIHTIVVYGGSVALIGKRNPIWFFKNFFPAQVVAFSTAIMQGAAVIFIAQAYDIQLSLGQLLTVVLTAVLASIGTAAVPGAGLIMLAMVLTSVGLPVEGIALVLGVDRLLDMVRTAVNITGDAACAVVVAKTEGVLGEPEIEDVHRATETA
- a CDS encoding threonine synthase, whose amino-acid sequence is MTKYSCVNCNKTYVIQVTRWKCDCGGLLNLLPSQSKQENDRWTSDRSIWRYVSSMVGRENLKGWQSITLGEGQTPLLKLDEAEPNIFVKVDFMMPTLSFKDRGAVVLVALAKQLGVKKMIADSSGNAGTALAAYSARAGIDCDVYVSADTSPGKMAQIEAHGANIKAIKGTREEVAAAAQLAVAEEQVFYASHVYNPYFFEGTKTYAFEVYEQLGKAPDAVLIPVGNGTLLLGAYYGFKALLEAKLINHMPKIIAIQAEKCAPLAKAFEKQELIAKSVVNEGTFAEGIAIAAPARSKQILEAVRDTKGTFITIAEDEILVARKMLAAKGFYVEITSAINYAGYIKYATTKDEVIVIPLCGAGIKSPT